From the genome of Jannaschia sp. S6380:
TGGTTGTTGATCTGCTCCAGCGACCGGGCCGCGGTCAGCAGGTTCTCCGCGTGGTTGGTCGGATCGTAGACGATCCCGCCGAAGCCACCGCCGAAGAGCCCCGCTTGTGCCGGGGGCGGTGCGATAATCGTCGTCACGGGAAGGGCGAGCAGGGCACCGGCGAGAAGGGCGCTAGGAAGGTGTTTGGCGGTCATCATCGTTCTCCTGTGATTGGTCCGGATCGGAAGGGGTCGGCCGAGCAGTTCCGCTTGTGAGTCCGATTGGCGCGGGGAGGGGATCAGCGCCGGAAACCTGCGTAGCGTCGCCATCCGGCTCGTTTGGCTCTTCGGGCAGCAGGTCGGCAGCCCAGCCGAGGCCGCGTTGGCGCAGCCAGGCGGTGGCGAATCCGGATCGGTCATGCTCCGCGACGAGATCGGAGATGGCGGTCTGATCGGCCTTGGACGACGCCGCGCAGAAGGCGAGCGCCACGTCCGAGAGCCCGAGCTCGAAGAGCCGGTTGCCGCGCCGCGACTGGCAGTAGTAATCCCGTTTCGGCGTTGCCTGGGCGATGATATCGATCTGCCGGGCGTTCAGGCCGAAGCGGTCGTAGATCGCGGCGATCTGCGGCTCCAGCGCGCGTTCGTTCGGCAGGAAGATCCGCGTCGGGCAGCTCTCGACGATGGCGGGCGCGATCGCGCTGCCGTCGATATCGGCGAGCGACTGGGTGGCGAAGACGACGCTGGCGTTCTTCTTGCGCAGCGTCTTCAGCCATTCCTTCAGCTGCGCGCCGAAGGTCGGATCATCGAGCGCCAGCCAACCCTCGTCGATGAGAATCAGCGTCGGCGCGCCGGTCAGACGGCCTTCGATCCTGTGGAAGAGATAGGCCAGCACGGACGGGGCCGCGGCGGTGCCGATCAGCCCTTCGGTCTCGAAGGCCTGGATGTCCGCATCCCCGAGCGCCTCGGTCTCGGCGTCGAGCAACCGGCCCCAGGGGCCGTCGAGCGTGTAGGGCTGCAAGGCCTGTTTCAGGTCCGACGATTGCAAGATGACGGCGAGGCCGGTCAGGGTGCGCTCTTCGACCGGGGCCGAGGCGAGGCTGGTGAGCGCCGACCAGATATGGTCGCGGGTGGCCGGACCGATCTCGACCCCCTCGCGGCCGAGCAGCCCGGCGATCCAGGAAGCGGCCCAGACCCGCTCGGACTCCTCGTCGATCCGCGCCAGCGGCTGCAGCGAGACGGGCAGGGCGTCCTCGCCCGAGATAGCGCCGCCGAGATCGTGCCAATCGCCGCCCATGGCCAGCGCCGCCGCACGGATCGAGCCCCCGAAATCGAAGGCGAAGACCTGGGCGCCTGGATAGCGGCGGAACTGCAACGCCATGAGCGCCAGAAGAACGCTCTTGCCCGCTCCGGTCGGCCCGACGATGAGGCCGTGGCCGACATCGCCGACATGGGTCGAGAAGCGAAACGGCGTGGCGCCCGCGGTCTGCGCGTGGAAGAGGGGCGGTCCGTCCAGGTGATCGTTCCGGGCGGGTCCCGCCCAGACGGCCGAGAGCGGGATCATGTGGGCGAGGTTCAGTGTCGAGATCGGCGGCTGGCGCACGTTCGCATAGAGATGGCCGGGCAGGGAGCCGAGCCAGGCCTCGACGGCGTTGACGCCCTCGCGGATGATCGTGAAGTCGCGGCCCTGGACGACCTTCTCGGCGATGCGGAGCTGTTCGTCCGCCACTTGGGGGTGCGGGTCCATCACCGTGAGCGTCGCGGTGACATAGGCCCAGCCGGCGATGTCCGCGCCGAGTTCCTGCAGTGCCTCGTCGGCATCGACCGCCTTGTTGGCCGCGTCCGAATCCAGGAGCGTCGAGGCCTCGTTGGTCATGATCTCCTTGAGGATCGCGCCGATGCCCTTGCGCTTGGCGAACCATTGGCGGCGAATGCGGGTGAGGAGCCGCGTGGCGTCGGTCTTGTCGAGGAAGATCGCCCGGGTCGACCAGCGATAGGGAAAGGCGAGCCGGTTGAGGTCGTCGAGGATGCCGGGGAAGGTCGCCGACGGAAACCCGATGATCGAGAGCGTCCCGATATGGTGGGCGCCAAGGCGCGGCTCCAGCCCTCCGGTGAAGCGCGTGTCGGCCAGCAGCGCGTCGAGATGCATCGGCGTCTCCGGAACGCGGACGCTCTGCGGAACCGGCGAGACGCAGCCGTGGAGATAGGTGAGCGTCTCGGCATCCGTCAGCCATGCAGCTTCCGGGAAGACGCCTTGCAATAGGTCGAGTAGCCGGTCAGAGCGGTCGACGAAACCGGCGAGCGCTTCGGCGGTCTTCGAGCCGGCCGCGCGGTCGCGGCCCTCGTAGAGCCAGCCCTCGGCGCGGGACGCGTCCTCGGCGGGCGGCAGCCAGACGATCGTGAGGACATACCGGCTCTCGAAATGGGCCTGCTCCTCTTCGAACTGCGCCTTCCGTTCGGCCTCGACCAATGCGGACACCGGATCGGGAAATGTGCTCTCGGGATAATCCTTCGCCGGAATGCGCCGGGCTTCCGTGAAAAGCGTCCAACCGGAGCCGAGGCGTCTGAGCGCCCCATTGAGCCGGGACGATGCGGCGACCAGTTCGGCGGGCGTGGCCGAGTCCAGATCGGGACCCCGAAACCGCGCCGAACGCTGCAGCGAGCCGTCCTTGTTCAAAACGACACCCTCACCGACCAGCGCCGCCCAAGGCAGGAAATCCGCCAGCAGGCGCGGCTTGGAGCGGTACTCGGCGAGGTTCAGCATGGCTCAGACCCGGAGATGCGCGGGATAGCGCAGATGGCGGCGCACCACGTCGACGAATTGCGCGTCGCGCTTCGCGGCCCAGACGGCGGCGAGATGCCCGGCCAGCCAGAGCAGGAGGCCGACGATCCAGAGGCGCAGGCCGAGCCCGACCGCCGCGGCGAGCGTGCCGTTGGCGATGGCGATGGTGCGGGGGGCTCCGGCCAACAGGATCGGCTCGGTTAACGCGCGATGCACCGGCGCGAAGAAGCCGGGGATGTGGTCGGACCCCTGCCATTCGCTACCACTCATGGCGTTTCTCCCTCGGAAGGCTCCACCGAAGCCTTCCGTTCAGCCGAGCTAAACCGGTCGTCACCATCAGATCAGGACCCCGCCGCCGAAGGAGAAGAAGGAGAGAAAGAAGCTCGACGCCGCGAAGGCGATGGAAAGGCCGAAGACGATCTGTACGAGGCGCCGCGCGCCGCCGGAGCTGTCGCCGAAAGCGAGCGTCAGGCCGGTGATGATGATGATCATGACCGCGACGATCTTGGCGACCGGGCCCTCGATCGATTCCAGGATCGCCTGCAGCGGCGCTTCCCAGGGCATGCTCGAGCCCGCGGCGTGCGCGGGCGAGGACATCAACGCAACGGTCAGGGCGGCAGATGCTGCGGCAAGATGATGGTTCAGTAAGCGGATCATGACGGATCTCCGAGAGGGGCAGGGACGAGGGGCGCGAGGGCATAGTCGCCGGTGGCCGTGAGACCGGTGACGGACGCGAGCTCGACGAGACGCCGCCTGCCGCCACGACCTTCGAGCATCGCGATGACGTCGATCGTCTCGGCGATCAGCGCCCGGGAGACCGTGACGACCGCCTCCTGGATGAGCTGTTCGAGGCGGCGCAGCGCACCAAGCGCGGAGCCCGCATGGATCGTGCCGATGCCGCCGGGATGTCCGGTGCCCCAGGCCTTCAGCAGATCGAGGGCCTCGGGACCGCGGACCTCGCCGATCGGGATTCGGTCGGGGCGCAGGCGCAGCGACGACCGCACCAGATCGGAGAGCGAACAGACGCCGTCCTTGGTGCGCAGGCTGACGAGGTTGGGCGCTGCGCATTGCAGCTCGCGCGTGTCCTCGATCAACACGACGCGGTCGGCGGTCTTGGCGACTTCGGCGAGCAAAGCATTGGTCAGGGTCGTCTTGCCGGTCGAGGTGCCGCCGGCGACGAGGATGTTCTTGCGGGACGCGACCGCCAGCCGGAGCGCCTCGGCCTGCTCGCTCGCCATGATGCCGGACCCGACGTAGTCCTCCAGCCGGAACACCGCCACGGCGGGCTTGCGGATCGCGAAGCTCGGTGCCGAGACCACGGGCGGTAGCAGGCCCTCGAAGC
Proteins encoded in this window:
- the trbE gene encoding conjugal transfer protein TrbE, with the translated sequence MLNLAEYRSKPRLLADFLPWAALVGEGVVLNKDGSLQRSARFRGPDLDSATPAELVAASSRLNGALRRLGSGWTLFTEARRIPAKDYPESTFPDPVSALVEAERKAQFEEEQAHFESRYVLTIVWLPPAEDASRAEGWLYEGRDRAAGSKTAEALAGFVDRSDRLLDLLQGVFPEAAWLTDAETLTYLHGCVSPVPQSVRVPETPMHLDALLADTRFTGGLEPRLGAHHIGTLSIIGFPSATFPGILDDLNRLAFPYRWSTRAIFLDKTDATRLLTRIRRQWFAKRKGIGAILKEIMTNEASTLLDSDAANKAVDADEALQELGADIAGWAYVTATLTVMDPHPQVADEQLRIAEKVVQGRDFTIIREGVNAVEAWLGSLPGHLYANVRQPPISTLNLAHMIPLSAVWAGPARNDHLDGPPLFHAQTAGATPFRFSTHVGDVGHGLIVGPTGAGKSVLLALMALQFRRYPGAQVFAFDFGGSIRAAALAMGGDWHDLGGAISGEDALPVSLQPLARIDEESERVWAASWIAGLLGREGVEIGPATRDHIWSALTSLASAPVEERTLTGLAVILQSSDLKQALQPYTLDGPWGRLLDAETEALGDADIQAFETEGLIGTAAAPSVLAYLFHRIEGRLTGAPTLILIDEGWLALDDPTFGAQLKEWLKTLRKKNASVVFATQSLADIDGSAIAPAIVESCPTRIFLPNERALEPQIAAIYDRFGLNARQIDIIAQATPKRDYYCQSRRGNRLFELGLSDVALAFCAASSKADQTAISDLVAEHDRSGFATAWLRQRGLGWAADLLPEEPNEPDGDATQVSGADPLPAPIGLTSGTARPTPSDPDQSQENDDDRQTPS
- a CDS encoding VirB3 family type IV secretion system protein; amino-acid sequence: MSGSEWQGSDHIPGFFAPVHRALTEPILLAGAPRTIAIANGTLAAAVGLGLRLWIVGLLLWLAGHLAAVWAAKRDAQFVDVVRRHLRYPAHLRV
- a CDS encoding TrbC/VirB2 family protein, producing MIRLLNHHLAAASAALTVALMSSPAHAAGSSMPWEAPLQAILESIEGPVAKIVAVMIIIITGLTLAFGDSSGGARRLVQIVFGLSIAFAASSFFLSFFSFGGGVLI
- the trbB gene encoding P-type conjugative transfer ATPase TrbB, with protein sequence MLRTALGPAVAAFLDDPETVEVMLNPDGMLWVDRLGSGLSPTNDTLSAADGERIVRLVAHHVGVEVHARAPRVSAELPETGERFEGLLPPVVSAPSFAIRKPAVAVFRLEDYVGSGIMASEQAEALRLAVASRKNILVAGGTSTGKTTLTNALLAEVAKTADRVVLIEDTRELQCAAPNLVSLRTKDGVCSLSDLVRSSLRLRPDRIPIGEVRGPEALDLLKAWGTGHPGGIGTIHAGSALGALRRLEQLIQEAVVTVSRALIAETIDVIAMLEGRGGRRRLVELASVTGLTATGDYALAPLVPAPLGDPS